ttgGTCTAGATATTGAGCACGTATTGATTTAACAtattttgttttgtctgtgtGAATCTGAGAAAATTCTTACTGGTTAACAATCTCTGACCAAAAAAAAGTTTTGGTTCCTGATATGTTCCACTTTGCCTCCTCCTAAAGCAAGAGAAGGCAGCTGAGGCAATAGTAGTGAGGCCTCACTTTCCTGAGCAGGTATGAGAGTAAATAGGCCAACAGGGAAGTGTCAGCTGGCTGCTTCTGTCGTGGTCTAAGAGGACACTGGCCTGGCACACTTCATCAAGGATGAATATTCCAAAGGGGTAAAAGGCAGGATGTGAGTGTACCATGCCTGGGGACCAGGGGTAGCAGAACAGGGCAACAGCAATCTGGCCGTTTCCTTCTTAGACTGCTGTAGCCAACCCACAGCTGATGTGTCCTTTTTCTCAATTCCAGTGTCTGTGCTCTGTCTCAGCTGGTCATGCAGGATGACTGCTGTTTCTCACTGAGGGACTACTTGGCATAAAAACTAATAAGCCCAATAGTTTTGGAATTAAGGCTACTTAATCATACTTTCTTCATAATATAGTGTCTGTTTCAGAATGGACTACATCCAAATTAGAATATATGTAATACTTACCCTATAAATCTAAATCTTTGTCAGTTAATTAAGGCACAGGGATTGCTCACAAATGATCATGTTGGGAATATATTCAAGGATCCTTTACTAAGATAGAACTGATGTGACACTGACACGTTTTCATATTCAAACAGAGGTATAGTAGGCAAAAGCTTAAGAAAGTGAAAATTAACATTACTAATTGTTTTCTTAACCTAACGTCCTCTGCAACAGGGGTTGGCGAGCTGTGGCCAGCAAGTCACATCTGgaccactgcctgtttttgtaagaCTTGAGAGCTAAGAATAATTTTTAGAGTTTTAAACAGTTGAAAAAAATCATGTCATGTGAAGTTACATGCaagtcaaatttcagtgtccataatacatttttattggaaAACCACCGTTCATTTATATACTGTCTATAGCTGCTTTTAGCACAAGGGCAGAGTTTAGTAGTGACTAAGAGCCTATGGCCCCGAAGGcgtaataactttttatgtagacgactttacagaaaaaaatttgccaACATCTCTACAGTGTGGAGAACATGTGCCTTCAGAAAAGGagctaagaaaaacaaaagacaaaaagaaaaaatccctTAAACTCATTAAACACAACCTGGGTCTTAAAACTTTGCTGATCCTATCAGCCTAGCTAACACAGTCCataatttctacttcttttgATGATCCATGTATCCTTTTCACAGACTGAACACTGTTCTCTCCATTTTGATGTAAGTTTTATCTACTTCACAAATTAGTTACTATTTCCtgaatttatataaatacaaaCTTTAACTCTGTGAACTTAGACAGGCAAGAGGATAGGAATTTCTTAAGATTTCTTCTATTTGGGAACATTTTGTGTCAAGTATCCAGCTGGGTACTTTGGGAGATACGAACATGAATAAGACATTTTCCTGGAATCTGGTAGGGTTTTGAAGGAGAGAAGCTTGGCACAATCTTACCGTCCCATTGCTGTAGCAAACCCCAAAGACGTGCTGAATTCTACATTTCAACATTTCATACATTTCTGCATTTTTCCAGCATTAGGGTTATAAGTGTGCTGCAGCATTACTGACCTGGCCAAATTCTTCCCGTTAAAGTGTTTTTCCTTAACTCTTTTAAGCACCTATTCGATTATAATGCGGTGGCTGCTAtgggaaatttaaagaaaaaaaaaaccctcccaaatgaatagttttcaaaaattaCTTGGGGAGggagtttgtaaaaaaaaaaatcagctagtTATATGGCAACATTTTTTCCCAAGAAGTtgtaaaatctataattttaattaaaaattaatgtggAATAAAATCTGTGGTAATGTAGAGGGAGGAATCACTTTTATTCCCACGAAGGTTTTTATGCTTCCTTTGCTCGGATCGCCCTTTAAAGGTAGCCCTTCTCGAAGGGAAAACTCCCGCCCGGACCGGCACTTGTTCCCTGCACGCTTGGATCCACCGAGAAGTAGCCCACCTCAGCCGGGACCGCCTCCCTGAACAGCAACTCCCGCTACCGGAAGGCGAAAAACCCGGAAGCGGGAAGGGCAGCCCGCATTTGTGGTTTCTTCACGGTTACCTCAGCGGCGCTCTTCGCAATCTGAAAGCTGGAGCTTTTGAAGAGCCCCACTACCTTCACCTGCAGCGGCTGCTCGGGCGGCGACTGCGAGCTGCACGGGACCGATTGCTGTGTGCTCGCCATGGCGGCGCGCGGGGACTCCTCCGACCACAAACAGTGCGCGTCGCCGGGGTAACCGcgctgccccgcccccgccgccgtcAAGGAGGAGGGGCCGAGGGGCGGGCCGAGGGGCGAGAAGGGCGGCGAAGGCCCGGCTTTTCCTCAACTTTGAGCCTGTTGCTAGTGAGCCGGGAAAGAGGcgggagaggactcgcgggcgacCGCCTCCAGTGACGAGTTTCGGGGAGAAGGTACAGGAGCCCGCGCCCCGTGTGCCTCTGCCCGCCTCGCTGCCCGCCCGGGCCCCCTCTGCGACCACCTGCCTGCCCAGGGTCCTCGGGCTCTTCCGTCGCCTCCAGTCAGCGCCCAATTTCGCCGCAAATCGCCTTTCCGGGTTGGCGCGCGGCCAGATTGGGGCCAGCCGGCCGGTTGCCGGGGTAACGCGGGAGTCTGTCCCCCGTCGCGCGGGCTTCGGGGCCGCGGCCCTCCTAGGAGCGGGAGGGCTGGGCGACCACTTGTGCGCCTTGCCCCGGGAGGAGTGCCGCCCGCCCCTGTCCCCACCGTTGCCGTCGCTGCGGAGGCCCAGCGTCCCCGAGCGTCCCCGCCATGAAGCCCAACTTCTCCCTGCGACTGAGGGTCTTTAACCTCAACTGCTGGTGAGTGCGTCTGCTGACCCGGACCTGGGGCCGCCATCCCGCTTGCTCCCACACAGCCAAAGGAAGAAGGCCTTGCTCACATCCGGGCCGCGGCTCCGCTCGGTCCTACAACCTCGGGGTTGCGGGGACCACCCGCACCTCCAGGACGCACACCTGGCCCCAGCTCCGGTAGTACCCGGAGCGCAGGGCACCCCCAGCCGTCACCTCCCCTGGCCCTTCTTGTCCGCAGGGGCATTCCCTACCTAAGCAAGCACCGGGCTGACCGTGTGAAGCGCCTGGGAGACTTTCTGAACATGGAGAGCTTCGACCTAGCTCTACTGGAGGAGGTGGGCCGAGCGGAACCGGTGTGGAACcctggctggaggtgggggcggcTGGGGAAGCGGGACGGGGCTTTCTCCCTGGCATCTTTAACCTGCTCCTTAAGGTGTGGAGTGAGCAGGACTTCCAGGACCTGAGACAGAAGCTTTTGCCCACTTACCCAGCTGCACACTACTTCAGGAGGTGAGAAGCCGACTCACTTGGGAGCCTGTTCTCAAATCTGGGGGCTCTTGGCCCTGCCAGCCCTTCCCTATGCTTCCTGCACCCTCTTCCTTCACCCGAGCGTTTTCTCTGCTGGGTGTGGGAGCAGAAGGCAGAATGAGGAAAATCTAGATCCTCAGCTCATCTTAGCTTTATTATCAGGCCGTCATATCACCCCACCAAGGCCTTTTGCTTTGAGCTTTGTTCAGAGGCTGGTGCCTGcagcacagagagaaaaaagtagCTGATAAGAGCTGGGAGacaaaggaggggaagggagctggGTATTTCTCTCCCTGCTTTTCTGGTTATTAATCAGAACTTGGCTTTCAGCGGCATCATTGGCAGTGGCCTCTGTGTCTTCTCCAAACACCCAATCCAGGAATTCACCCAGCATGTCTTCACCCTCAATGGCTACCCCTACATGGTGAGCCTGATCTCTGACCTcttccacctcctttccccaccccccacGAACACATAGTAAAGGAGGTCCCCTTCCTTGGACTATAGGGGATGGACAGAAAGAGAATGGCAGTGCCCTGAGTTCCTCCCCTCTCTTGCCTGCAGATCCATCATGGTGACTGGTTCTGTGGGAAGGCTGTGGGGCTGCTGGTGCTCCATCTGAGCGGATTGGTGCTCAATGCCTATGTGACCCATGTGAGTGAAGCTGGCAGTGCTTAGGGCTGGGACAGGCAGGCTCGTCCTGGGAGGGAGAGGTAGGACTTCTCTGGCTGGGCTGCCTTGGGGTGAGGTGTCTCTGGGCAGGATCTCCTAAGGCCAGCAGTCCAGGTTCACACATTTTTTAAGAAGCACCATACCAAGTGACAGACACAAGCTTGTTTTGCCCCTGCCCTTGGGACTCTGTCTCATCTGCCATAATCTCATCTATCTTACTCAGCTCCATGCAGAGTACAATCGACAGAAGGATGTCTACCTAGCACATCGTGTGGCCCAAGCTTGGGAGCTGGCCCAGTTCATCCAGTGTGTGAGCCTGGGCTTGACAGGGGAAGTGGGATGGGGCCCAGGGACTGAGGAGTGGCAAGGGCCCCACTTTTAGGACAGAGCTGGTGGGAGAATTCTTGCCTCACTATCTTGGTCACTCCAGCCACACATCCAAGAAGGCCGACATGGTTCTAATGTGTGGGGATCTCAACTTGCACCCGAAAGACCTGGGCTGTCGCCTGCTGAAGGAGTGGACGGGGCTATGTGATGCCTATCTTGAGACCCGGGACTTCAAGGTGAGGACCTGCTATCTATTTCCCCCCCTACACCTGcagcttctctccctcctcctttccccacaTCCTAGCTCGAGCCAGCTATTCACCTAGGGCTCAGAAGAAGGCTGTACAATGGTACCTGAGAACTGCTACGTCAATCGGCGGGAGCTGGAACAATTTCCCTTGGGCATCCGCATTGACTATGTGCTTTATAAGGTCAGACCACTCCCCACAACATGTCTTCACCCACTGTGTCTCTTTGTCTTTCACCAGCCTGTGCTGATCCTTTTTCCAACTAGTCTAGTCTTATATCACTGATGGCTGGAGAATGGGACAGCCAGGAGCTGGTTCTTTGGGAAGACACCCTCACAAAGAAGTTTCTCTCTGGCCCTTTTCCTAGGCAGTTTCTGGCCTATACATCTCCTGTAAGACTTTCAAAACTACCACAGGCCGTGACCCTCACAGTGGCACCCCACTCTCCGATCATGAAGCCCTGATGGCTACTCTGTGTGTGAGACACAGCCCCCCCCAGCACACCTCCAACCCTTCTCATGGTGAGTCATCCCCATCCTTTTCCTTGGCCCTTCCCCACCACAAGGCAGCCTCTCCACTCTGaccatctcccccaccccactgccctgTCTTGTTCTAGGACCAGCAGAGAGGTCAGCATTGATCAGTGTGCTGAGGGAGGCCTGGACAGAGCTGGACCAGGGCATGGCTCAAGCTCTCTGGTGGGCCACCATCGCTGGCTACGTGATTGGTCTGGGTCTGCTGCTCCTGGCGTTGCTGTGTGCCCTGGCAGTTGGAGGAGGGATCAGGGAAGTTGCTATACTGCTCTGGACCCCTAGTGTGGGACTGGTGCTGGGGGCAGGTGCAGTCTACCTCTTCCACGTGCAGGAGGCCAAAGGCTTGTGTAGGGCCCGAGCTGAGCTCCAGCATGTGCTAGGAAGGGCAAGGGAGGCCCAGGATCTGAGCCCAGAGTCCCAGCCAGCTCTGCAACCAGGACGGCAGGAGGGGGACAGAGCTGAGGAACAATAAAGCTTGACACTTTTATGGCTCTGCCTTTTTCCTTTTAGAGGCAGTGACTGGGGCCAGCAGTCCCTGTGATTGTTACAGTGTAGACCTTCAGGCTCCTACACATCTTCCACCCTCCCTGCacactcccccacctcccagctgcaGGCAGCCAAAAACGTTATGGCAGAGACGTTTTTATTATAAACAGTGAAGCCCTCTTCCAGGCAGCCCAGATGAACAGAGTGGCACCATGCTGGGGTGAGGTGGTCTTCGTTGCACGGGATAAGACAGGCAGCCCACCCTCTTTTAGCCCTGGGCCCCTGACCCTGCGGCCAGCTCGCTGAGCCTGCGCTCCTCCCGGAAGCGGATGAGGGCATCTCGCTGGTTCACCACGTCCACCAGCTGCCTCAGAACCTGGTCCTCAGCCTGCCGATCAGCAGCTGTCTTCAGGATTTCTGCAGGTAGGAGAGGAAGCTTAGAGAACAGAGAactggcagggaggcaggagaggcacaAGCTAATCCCGGCCTGTGTGACTTCTACAATCCCAGCTGTTTCCTAGTCTGAATTTGGTTTATCAGCACTAATGGTTTTCTACCATTGCTTAGCAGCAGCACCATTTCAAAGGAAATCTTGCATAAAAGCCCAATTGTGCAGCTCTGACTGCACTGAAGGTGCAGAGTAAGGGCATGGAGCCCCATCCTCTGGCTTCCTCCAATTCAAGAGGCAGTTCGGCCTCAGAGGTACTCAGACTAGAGGACCATTGCCTGGGCAGTATCTGATATCATGAGGCTTATACAGCCTCTCCAACGTCCCACCTACCTTCCCGGTTTATATAGGTTCGTAGTTTTTGGTCCAGCTGCCACTGTTTCTCCTCCAGGTTCAACTCCTGTACCctgtggaggcagagagagaaaaggcacaGGTGTCCGGGGTGCTGAAGGACCTGGCTGGAGCCTGGCTTATAGGCCACTGTCACCCACTCCCCAGCCTAGACACGCCTTACGTGATCATGAGCTCGGCCTCCTCAGCCACCAGGCTGTTTTTCTCCTGAACGAGCTGCAGCAGCTGTTCTAGCCATAGCGCCTTTTGCTTTTTGGGGGAACCTGATAAGGAAAAAGGGGAGCCAGTCAGGAGGCCTCCAGCCAGAGTCACAGGAGTCATGGGCATGCAGAGTGGAGCCTGCCGTGGGCTAGAGCCGGGTGGAGGAGGGGGTTGCTGGGGGCATTAAACAGTGCTCAGAGGCAGAGGTGTCCCAACTCATCGCTCCCCTGTCTTCACTCACTGCTCTGGCTCCTCAAGGCCAGCTCCAGCTTCGTGCCCTTGGCCTCCAGCTCCCTCAGAGCCACCTCAATCTCATTTAGTCGCCGCTGGATGGCCTGAGGAGTACAGGACAGGAGACCCagaagtctgtggattgctcaaGAACAGAGCCTGGGAGGAGCTCTGATGCCCAGTCTCAGAACTCTGACCCCATCAGAACTTCAGGAACCCCTAGGCCCCACCTGAGCCTTGCAGAACCGTTTCATCTCCTCCTCCTTAGCACGGCGCAGCAGAGTCCGACGCCACGTTGGGTAATTGTTCATGGTGCCTGAGTTCTTGGCCAAGTTCCACAGGACCTGTGGCAGGGTCAGGCCAGTCAGCGGTGGATAGGGGCTGGGGAAGCTCCATTTGGAAGGGACCAGAAAGACCCTGGACAGGAAGTGGGGTAAGTTCTGATAGAAAAAATGGAAGCTTAGAGACATGAAGGAGTCAAAACTGGGTGAGAAGACATTAGGAGACATTTGGACTCAGAGGAGGGAGCATGCTGAggcagggcagagggtgggggagtGTATTTAGTGGATGTGTGCTGGCTTGGGCAGAATAGGTGGCCAGGTTCCTGCCACTTAACCTGTTGTGTGTCTGGATCCAAAGGCatatcttcctcttcctctgcttcctcttcaCCGGAGGAGGGACTCTCTTCTTCCTCATTCTCCATGGCTGCCAGAACTGAGCAGAGAAGTAGACATGGCCTGGGATCCCCACGACCTCCCTTTCCATTCCCCAGCATCCCCTTCCAAGAATCCTAATACCAccagccccatccccaccctgggCCAGCAGTTACCTTGAGATCTCTGGGCTGGTACTCCCCAGCCCACAAAGCTGCCCTCCAGGGCCTGGTGGGCCAAGGCAGAGCAGCTTCGGGGGGGCTTGGGTGGAGGCTCCATTTCCGGGTCAGGGGTAAGATGAAGGGAGGATAACTGCTGGCGTTCCGGGCTAGAAAGGCGGATCAGTCGACGGGTGGGCTGGCTGAGGCCTAGGGCAGGACTGGTCCCCTCCTGGGGGGCCATAGGAGTCGAGGGGCCTAATGGCATGTTACTCTCATCTGGTGTGGGAAGGTCCTAGAAAAGTCACCATATCTTTTGGTCAGGAACCTGCTCAGTGTGGGTTGAGGCTGCCCCTTTAGACAGATGTGGGCCCTGGCATTCATTCCTGTATGCCATTTCCTGAACAGTGGGATACATCAATaagtgaaacaggacaaaaatccctgccaTCGTGGAACTTACGCTCTAGTAGAGAGCGTTCGGTTACCCCTGGCAAAGTCGGCTGGGCTTGGACagcccttccctcttccccacccctcacacACACTTTCACAGCTTTTACCTGACTCTCAGGGCCTGTGTCACTGCCATCCTCTTTGTGGCCTGGTTGGGGCAGGTGCTGGAGGCAGTAGAAATGTCCTGGGAAGGTCAGAGACAGGAGGAGGCATCAGATGTAGGCAGCCCAGTGCCAAGCTGCTCAGTTTATCAAGGAAAGTGGGGCTGAAAGGACTGCATTTGCAGGTAAATTTTGACTAGCCTCTCCATTCCTTACAACCCCATGTTAGGGGCTTTGGAGGGGACagagaagaccctgagctcaggggaagaaagTGTCATCTTTAGCCTGTTTCTACCTCATGTCCAGCACCCCACTTCCCCTCCACCTTCAAGCTCCTGCCCCCCAGGCAGAGCCAGACCCAAAGTCCCTCTGGAGGCCTCCCAGTCTCACTTACCATCTTCTGGGTGCTGCCCATAGCCACCTGGCCACAATGTGGCCTCACAGATATGGCAGCGGAAGCAGCTCCGATGGAAGAAACGGCCATCGGCACAGAGGCGCTCCAGGATATAGAGGTGTTCCCCACAGAGCGCACACAGGTCCTCGGCACCGGCCTGCAATGGCCCCCAGGTTGCAGGTCAGCTGCAGTCAAGGCTGGCTGCaaattcctctcttcctctgaaacaccccttcctgcccttccaggCCTGTCTGCAGACAGAGCCCCTGTTCTCACCTCCTGGTGTTCAGATGGGGGTGTCACGGGCTCTGGGACAGGTGGCTCCTCAGTACTTGGGGTTTCAGCCTCTACCTAAAAAGGTAAGTGCTCAGGCCCAGAGGTAGAGGGGCAGGCTCAGCTGGGGAGTGTATGGGTGCAGATGAATAGAAAGAACTGGAAGGAAGGGGAGCAAGACCAGGAAGGGAGACTGGATGGGGGGTTACAGAACCTGGGGTGGGGAGCAAGACATGGGGGGGACAGGACATGGGAAGGGACTGTCCAGCCCCTGTGAGCATTTACCTCCAGGCGAGGCTTCTTACCACCAGCATCCTTCCCGTTTTCCTGCAACAAGTCCTACATTCTGAGCCTGGGGGTCTGAGTCCCCAGTCC
This sequence is a window from Vicugna pacos chromosome 8, VicPac4, whole genome shotgun sequence. Protein-coding genes within it:
- the SMPD2 gene encoding sphingomyelin phosphodiesterase 2 isoform X1, translated to MKPNFSLRLRVFNLNCWGIPYLSKHRADRVKRLGDFLNMESFDLALLEEVWSEQDFQDLRQKLLPTYPAAHYFRSGIIGSGLCVFSKHPIQEFTQHVFTLNGYPYMIHHGDWFCGKAVGLLVLHLSGLVLNAYVTHLHAEYNRQKDVYLAHRVAQAWELAQFIHHTSKKADMVLMCGDLNLHPKDLGCRLLKEWTGLCDAYLETRDFKGSEEGCTMVPENCYVNRRELEQFPLGIRIDYVLYKAVSGLYISCKTFKTTTGRDPHSGTPLSDHEALMATLCVRHSPPQHTSNPSHGPAERSALISVLREAWTELDQGMAQALWWATIAGYVIGLGLLLLALLCALAVGGGIREVAILLWTPSVGLVLGAGAVYLFHVQEAKGLCRARAELQHVLGRAREAQDLSPESQPALQPGRQEGDRAEEQ
- the SMPD2 gene encoding sphingomyelin phosphodiesterase 2 isoform X2 codes for the protein MESFDLALLEEVWSEQDFQDLRQKLLPTYPAAHYFRSGIIGSGLCVFSKHPIQEFTQHVFTLNGYPYMIHHGDWFCGKAVGLLVLHLSGLVLNAYVTHLHAEYNRQKDVYLAHRVAQAWELAQFIHHTSKKADMVLMCGDLNLHPKDLGCRLLKEWTGLCDAYLETRDFKGSEEGCTMVPENCYVNRRELEQFPLGIRIDYVLYKAVSGLYISCKTFKTTTGRDPHSGTPLSDHEALMATLCVRHSPPQHTSNPSHGPAERSALISVLREAWTELDQGMAQALWWATIAGYVIGLGLLLLALLCALAVGGGIREVAILLWTPSVGLVLGAGAVYLFHVQEAKGLCRARAELQHVLGRAREAQDLSPESQPALQPGRQEGDRAEEQ